The following is a genomic window from Pseudomonas lurida.
TTGCCCGCTCCCACATTTGATTGGCGGTGTTGCTTAGTCTTCCTTGCGTACGGTGGCGACGTCGTCAGCCTTGACCCGTACACGCTTGCCGGCGATGTCGGTGAATTCATAGAAACCGTCGGCGGTCTTGGTTTTTGGGGTGTCCTTGGTCAAATATTGTGTGCCGTTTTGCAGTGTCACTACGGTTTGCGTCGTGCAACCGGCCACTACCAGAAAAGTGAGTACAACCAGTGGCAGACCCAAATTCTTCATGTTCATAACCCTTACCTTAACCTTGAAAAGTCCCACGCCAGACGCCGTGGGCGACAAATGTTACGCCATCGACTTCCCCATCTGATCACTTTTATGCAAAAAGTTGCAGGCGCCATTTATCTGTTACCGATTGCAACCTGGCATTTGCGACGGCACTCTGTATGCATAACCAGTATTTGATCGCTGCGCGCCATGGCCAATCCCCTCGAAGAACCGCTCTATTACCTGCACAACTTCCGCCAGGTCCTGCAATGGCTGGGGCAACGCTATGCGGATCTGCTCGACGCGGACGAACAGCATTTCATTCAGCAATTTGACAGGTTGCCGCAAGCGTCCCAGGCGCTATTGGTGCGCATGGTGATGCGTAAGGGCGTGCATTTTCGAGCGGGCAAGCTCAATTACGGCGAGATAGGTTGCACCCACGCGGCGGTCGGGCCATTGCTTGCACTGGGATGGGTTGACGACGAATGCCTGCTGGCTTTTGAAGAACTGTTCGCCTTGCTGCAAAAAGGCGAAATCCTCGCTGCGTTCAAGCCTTGGATCGACCAGCCCAAAGGCAAGAAAGCCGACTGGCTGGAAGGGTTGTCGGCGCACTTTACCGACAGCCGCTGCTTTGCCAACTGGTGCCCCGACCTTGCCGACACGTTGTACAGCCTCACGGTGATGGCGCTGTGTGATCGCCTGCGCCTGATGTTCTTTGGCAACCTGCATCAGGACTGGTCCGAGTTCGTCCTGGCTGACCTGGGCATCTACACCTATGAAAAAGTCGAGTTCTGCGCCGAATCCCGTGGCCTGCGCAGCCGTGACGACGTGCATGGGTTTTTGTTCCTGCACCAGTGCCAGCAGGCCTTTGAAGCCGGTGATGCGCTGGAGGAAGTACTGGCACAGGTCGCAACGTTGGAAACGGATAACCCCTGGTTGGAAAAGCGCCGCGCCAAGCTGTTATTCCAGGTGGGTCAATATTGCGAGCGCACGGCCGAATTGGCACTGGCGCAACGCATTTATCGCACCTGCGCCTATCCCGGTGCTCGCTCGCGGCTGATCCGTGTGCTGGAGCGCCAGGAGGACTACGTACACGCCATGGCCCTGGCGAATATCGCCCAGCAGGCCCCGGAGAGCGCCGCCGAACAGCAGCACTTGCTGCGTGTGGTGCCACGCCTGCGACGCAAACTCGGGGAGCCGGCATTGCCCAAGGTCAAGCCACGGCCCGTCACGCGCCTGGACCTGGCCCTCGCGTTACCGGAGCCGTCGATGTCGGTGGAGTATTGCGTGCAGGCACATCTGAGCGAGCCCGATGGGCCGGTGCACTACGTTGAGAACGGCTTGATCAACTCGTTGTTCGGCCTGCTGTGCTGGGACGTGATCTTCGCGCCGCTGCCAGGTTCGTTTTTCCACCCGTTCCAGCGCGGGCCTGCGGATTTGCACAGCGAAGACTTCCACCTGCGCCGCGCACCGCTGTTCGCCGCCTGCTTCGAGCAACTGCAGGACGAGCGCTACAAGACCACCATTCGCCAACGCTATGCCGAAAAGTGGGGCATCCAGTCGCCCTTCGTGTTCTGGCACCTGCTCAGCGAAGAGCTGCTGGAACAGGCCCTGGCCTGCCTGCCCGCTGAACACCTGCGCTACTGGTTCGAGCGGCTGCTGCTGGACATCCGCGCCAACCGTGCCGGCATGCCGGACCTGATCCAGTTCTGGCCCGCGCAAAAGACGTACCGCATGATCGAGGTCAAGGGCCCCGGCGACCGGCTTCAGGACAACCAGTTGCGCTGGCTGGAGTTCTGCGGCGAATACCAGATGCCGGTGACGGTCTGCTATGTGCGCTGGGCAGCGTCCGCTTGAGCTACAGCGTTGCCGTGCGTGCACTGTGTGAGTTCACGGCCAAGGTCGGTGACCTGGACCTGCGCTTCACGCCGTCGCCCAGCGCCCAGGAAGGCATTGTCGGCCACCGCACCGTCGCCTCGCGGCGCAGCCAGCACTACCAGAATGAAGTGGCACTCGAAGGTGAGTACCAGCAACTCAAGGTGCGGGGCAGGGCAGACGGCTACGACCCGGACGCCAACCGCCTGGAAGAAGTGAAAACCTATCGCGGCGACCTTGATGCGCAGCCCACCAACCACCGGCAATTGCATTGGGCCCAGGTCAAAGTCTATGGCTGGTTGATGTGCCAGAAGCTTGGCCTGCCTGAGATCGACCTGGCGCTGGTGTACTTCGATATCGTCGGCGAAGGCGAAACGGTGCTCAACCAACGCTTTCAAGCCACCGAGCTGGAACCGTTCTTCAACCAGCAATGCGCACTGTTCCTCGGTTGGGCCCAACAGGAAATGGCGCACCGTGAAGCGCGCAACAGCGCCGCGCAAAGCCTGGTGTTCCCCCATATCGGTTTCCGTGCCGGCCAGCGTTCCCTTGCCGAATCGGTGTACAAGGCCGTCAGTACTGGCCGCTGCTTGATGGCCCAGGCACCGACGGGCATCGGCAAGACCATCGGCACGATTTTCCCTTTGCTCAAGGCCCTGGCGCCCCAGCAACTGGACAAGCTGTTTTTCCTCACCGCCAAGACGCCCGGCCGCAAGCTCGCCCTGGATGCCGCCCAAGTGCTGTATGCCAGCAGTCCCCACCTGCCTCTGCGCGTGCTGGAGCTGGTGGCGCGAGACAAAGCCTGCGAACACTTGGACAAAGCCTGTCACGGCGATTCCTGCCCCTTGGCCAAGGGCTTCTACGACCGGTTGCCCGCTGCGCGTATCGCCGCGTCGAAGGTGCGCCTGCTGGACCAGCGCAACCTGCGCGAGGTGGCGCTGGCCCATGACGTCTGCCCCTATTACCTGAGCCAGGAAATGGCGCGCTGGGCCGACCTGGTGGTCGCCGACTACAACTACTATTTCGACTTTGGCGCCATGCTGTTCGGCCTGGCACAGCTCAACCAGTGGCGCGCGGCCGTGCTGGTGGACGAGGCGCACAACCTGGTCGAGCGCGCCCGCTCCATGTACAGCGCCAGCCTGGACCAGTACCACCTCAAGACCCTGCGTGACACCGCGCCCGAGCCCTTGAAGAAACCCTTGCAGCGCCTCAACCGTGAGTGGAACGCGCTGCACAAGGACCAACTTGCGCCGTACCAGGCCTATGCCGTGCGACCGGAAAAACTGCTGCTGGCCCTGAGCATGTGTGCCAGTAGCATGGGCGAGTATTTCAATGACCATCCCGACGCGCTCAGTGGCGACCTGCAAACCTTCTATTTTGACGTGCTGCAATTTGCCAAGGTCGCCGAGCTGTTCAACGAACACTTCATTTTCGACATCAGCAAGCGCCAGCTCAGCGGCAAACGCAGCAGTTCTACCCTGTGCCTGCGCAACGTGGTGCCCGCTGAGTTTCTCCGCCCACGGTTGACCGCGGCCCGCAGCAGCGTGTTGTTCTCCGCGACCCTGAGCCCGCGGCATTACTACGCCGACCTGCTGGGCTTGCCGGCTGACACGGCGTGGGTCGATGTGGAGTCGCCGTTCAAGGCCGAGCAATTGCAGGTGCGTATCGTCGCTGAAATCTCCACGCGTTTTGTCCATCGCCACGCCTCGCTGGCACCCATCGTTGAGCTGATCGCCCGCCAGTACACGCAGCAGCCTGGCAATTACCTGGCATTTTTCTCAAGCTTTGATTACCTGCAGCAGGTGGCGCAACTGCTGGCCGAGCGGCATCCGCACATCACCCTGTGGCAGCAGTCGCGTGGCATGGCCGAGGCCGAGCGCCAGGCGTTCCTCGACCAATTCACCGAACACAGCCAGGGCATCGGTTTTGCCGTGCTCGGCGGCGCCTTTGGCGAAGGCATCGACCTGCCCGGCGCCCGCTTGATCGGCGCCTTCATCGCCACGCTAGGGTTGCCCCAACTCAACCCGGTCAACGAGCAGATGAAACTGCGCATGGGCGCTATCTTCGGCGCGGGCTATGACTACACCTACCTGTACCCCGGCCTGCAGAAAGTGGTGCAGGCCGCGGGCAGGGTGATCCGCAGCCAGCAGGACCGTGGCGTGGTGGTGTTGATCGACGACCGTTTCGGCGAGGCGCGGGTACGTCAGTTGTTGCCCCGTTGGTGGGCGGTTGCATGAGTTATTCCCGCCATCAATGATGCTGGTGGCTGTGTAAGCCATGCTGCAGGCTGGGCAACACCTTCGAAAAGGTTATGCCCATGAGCCAGCAACTAATCCACGTCAACGGTATTGAGCTAAGCGTTCACATTGCCGGCCCCGAGCACGGCTCGCCGATTTGGCTGCTGCACGGTTTTCCGGAGTGCTGGCATTCCTGGCGCGAGCAGATTCCTGTCCTGGCGGCGGCGGGCTATCGGGTGTTTGCCCCGCAAATGCGCGGCTACGGCCAGTCAAGTTCGCCGGCCGAGGTCGCCGATTATGATCTGCTGACGTTGTGTGGCGATATCCAGCAGGCCATGGATTACTTTGGCCATGGGAAGGTGGTGATGGTCGGCCACGACTGGGGCGCGGTCGTGGCCTGGCACCTGGCGTTGCTCGAACCTGGGCGCGTCTCGCGCTTGATCACGATGTCGGTGCCTTTTGCCGGGCGTGCGCGGCGGCCGGTGATTGAAATCATGCGCGAGCTGTACGCCGATCGCTTCAACTACATCCTGTATTTCCAGGAACCAGGCGTCGCCGAGCAGGAATTGAACGCCGATATCGAGCGTACCTTGCGCCTGTTCATGCAGGATCAGGATGTGTTCCTGCAAAGGAAACCGGCGAACGCCACGTTGCTTGAAGGCGTTGCGGCCCCCGGTGCCTTGCCGCAATGGTGTTCCCAGGCGGACCTGGACGTCTACGTCAACACCTTCGTCGCGCATGGGTTTCGCGGCCCATTGAACTGGTACCGCAACTTCGAGCGTAACTGGCAACGTACCGAAAGCCTGGCCGGCAAGCAGGTGCTGCAACCTACGCTGTTCCTGATCGGCGACCGTGACCCGGTCGGGGTGTTCGAGGCCCACACGCTCAAGCGCATGCCGGACTCAGTGCCTCACCTTGAGCAGCATGTGCTGCCCAACTGCGGGCACTGGATCCAGAACGAGCAGGGGCAGCGGGTCAACGCGCTGATGCTCGGGTTTCTAGGGAGAACATAAAGGTCGCCCCATGGCCTGGGCGGTCCACCAGGCCAATGCTGCGCCCGTGCAGTTGCAGGATGCGATGCACGATGCGCAAGCCCAGGCCACCGTCGCGTCGCGCGCCACCGATGGTAAACGCCCTCAGGAACAAGCCTTCGCGCAGTTCGGTGTCGATACCCGGGCCGCTGTCACTGACAGTGATGGCGACTGCGCAGGCTTGCGGCGACAGGATCACCTCGATTTCGCCATTCACCGGTGTATGGCGCAGGGCGTTATCCAGCAGGTTGGTCAGTACCCGTTCGATCAGGCCCAGGTCAGCGAATACCGTCGGTACCTGCGGCGGCAGGGTCGCGGTGAGCGTGATGGCCCGCGCCTCGGCGGTCAGTTCGAATTTCTGGAAGATGTCCTGCACCAGGTCCGGCAATGAAAAACCTTCGATCACCGGCTGTACGAAGCCATGCTCCAGACGCACCAACTCCAGCAGCGACTGGGCCAGGCCGCCGACCTTGCGGCTCTGGTCCAACGCAATGCCCAGATAGCGGCGACGCTCCTCAGGGCTCAGGC
Proteins encoded in this region:
- a CDS encoding alpha/beta fold hydrolase gives rise to the protein MSQQLIHVNGIELSVHIAGPEHGSPIWLLHGFPECWHSWREQIPVLAAAGYRVFAPQMRGYGQSSSPAEVADYDLLTLCGDIQQAMDYFGHGKVVMVGHDWGAVVAWHLALLEPGRVSRLITMSVPFAGRARRPVIEIMRELYADRFNYILYFQEPGVAEQELNADIERTLRLFMQDQDVFLQRKPANATLLEGVAAPGALPQWCSQADLDVYVNTFVAHGFRGPLNWYRNFERNWQRTESLAGKQVLQPTLFLIGDRDPVGVFEAHTLKRMPDSVPHLEQHVLPNCGHWIQNEQGQRVNALMLGFLGRT
- a CDS encoding YgdI/YgdR family lipoprotein: MNMKNLGLPLVVLTFLVVAGCTTQTVVTLQNGTQYLTKDTPKTKTADGFYEFTDIAGKRVRVKADDVATVRKED
- a CDS encoding ATP-dependent DNA helicase, whose protein sequence is MSYSVAVRALCEFTAKVGDLDLRFTPSPSAQEGIVGHRTVASRRSQHYQNEVALEGEYQQLKVRGRADGYDPDANRLEEVKTYRGDLDAQPTNHRQLHWAQVKVYGWLMCQKLGLPEIDLALVYFDIVGEGETVLNQRFQATELEPFFNQQCALFLGWAQQEMAHREARNSAAQSLVFPHIGFRAGQRSLAESVYKAVSTGRCLMAQAPTGIGKTIGTIFPLLKALAPQQLDKLFFLTAKTPGRKLALDAAQVLYASSPHLPLRVLELVARDKACEHLDKACHGDSCPLAKGFYDRLPAARIAASKVRLLDQRNLREVALAHDVCPYYLSQEMARWADLVVADYNYYFDFGAMLFGLAQLNQWRAAVLVDEAHNLVERARSMYSASLDQYHLKTLRDTAPEPLKKPLQRLNREWNALHKDQLAPYQAYAVRPEKLLLALSMCASSMGEYFNDHPDALSGDLQTFYFDVLQFAKVAELFNEHFIFDISKRQLSGKRSSSTLCLRNVVPAEFLRPRLTAARSSVLFSATLSPRHYYADLLGLPADTAWVDVESPFKAEQLQVRIVAEISTRFVHRHASLAPIVELIARQYTQQPGNYLAFFSSFDYLQQVAQLLAERHPHITLWQQSRGMAEAERQAFLDQFTEHSQGIGFAVLGGAFGEGIDLPGARLIGAFIATLGLPQLNPVNEQMKLRMGAIFGAGYDYTYLYPGLQKVVQAAGRVIRSQQDRGVVVLIDDRFGEARVRQLLPRWWAVA
- a CDS encoding VRR-NUC domain-containing protein, yielding MANPLEEPLYYLHNFRQVLQWLGQRYADLLDADEQHFIQQFDRLPQASQALLVRMVMRKGVHFRAGKLNYGEIGCTHAAVGPLLALGWVDDECLLAFEELFALLQKGEILAAFKPWIDQPKGKKADWLEGLSAHFTDSRCFANWCPDLADTLYSLTVMALCDRLRLMFFGNLHQDWSEFVLADLGIYTYEKVEFCAESRGLRSRDDVHGFLFLHQCQQAFEAGDALEEVLAQVATLETDNPWLEKRRAKLLFQVGQYCERTAELALAQRIYRTCAYPGARSRLIRVLERQEDYVHAMALANIAQQAPESAAEQQHLLRVVPRLRRKLGEPALPKVKPRPVTRLDLALALPEPSMSVEYCVQAHLSEPDGPVHYVENGLINSLFGLLCWDVIFAPLPGSFFHPFQRGPADLHSEDFHLRRAPLFAACFEQLQDERYKTTIRQRYAEKWGIQSPFVFWHLLSEELLEQALACLPAEHLRYWFERLLLDIRANRAGMPDLIQFWPAQKTYRMIEVKGPGDRLQDNQLRWLEFCGEYQMPVTVCYVRWAASA